In one window of Deltaproteobacteria bacterium DNA:
- a CDS encoding nucleotidyltransferase domain-containing protein, whose protein sequence is MAAYLFGSNANLAAGRESDLDIAFLLDEKSYRNDPLTAAAPAYLAATNLGLSLGMETDVTILNAASLEMAYEVVTTGKCLLENDTDKRMAYEIALRGMYFDFKPFLEELRSDCVKNKR, encoded by the coding sequence GTGGCGGCATATTTATTCGGTTCCAATGCGAACCTCGCAGCAGGGAGAGAATCCGACCTGGATATCGCCTTTCTTTTGGATGAGAAGTCCTACAGGAACGACCCTCTGACAGCTGCCGCCCCGGCCTATTTGGCTGCAACAAACCTGGGGTTATCGTTAGGGATGGAGACGGACGTCACCATCCTGAATGCCGCGTCTCTGGAGATGGCTTACGAGGTGGTGACCACCGGAAAATGCCTGCTGGAAAATGATACGGATAAACGGATGGCCTATGAAATCGCACTGCGGGGAATGTACTTTGATTTCAAGCCGTTTCTTGAAGAGCTTAGATCCGATTGTGTGAAGAATAAAAGATAA
- a CDS encoding GIY-YIG nuclease family protein: MDKQPAVYILASKRNGTLYVGVTSDLPKRVWEHKNDLVEGFTKRYHVHLLVWYELHETMDSAILREKRIKEWKRVWKMRMIESDNPTWKDLYDSII; this comes from the coding sequence GTGGATAAGCAGCCTGCCGTATACATCCTGGCGAGCAAGAGAAATGGCACCCTCTACGTAGGTGTCACCTCAGATCTTCCAAAGAGGGTCTGGGAACATAAGAATGATCTGGTTGAGGGCTTTACGAAAAGATACCATGTCCACCTCTTGGTCTGGTACGAGCTTCATGAGACAATGGATTCTGCAATCCTTCGGGAGAAAAGAATAAAGGAATGGAAGCGAGTGTGGAAAATGCGAATGATTGAAAGTGATAACCCTACTTGGAAGGACTTGTATGATAGCATCATCTGA
- the coaBC gene encoding bifunctional phosphopantothenoylcysteine decarboxylase/phosphopantothenate--cysteine ligase CoaBC — MKTKEVVVGVTGGIAAYKAAELVRLLVKEKLVVRVAMTRSATRFVTPLTFEALSGNRVVHKMFDQEGTVMDHIRWGQESDLIIIAPATADFIGKMAHGIGDDFLSTCVIAATAKILVCPSMNDRMFMNPAVQENLSVLRKRGIIVLEPGQGELACGADGPGRLPEPIEILEQAKSLLSDQDLSGRRILVSAGPTVEPIDPVRYITNRSSGKMGYALARAAARRGAEVILVSGPTTLKAPSGVTFCPVKTAEEMHRSVFENREACDIVIKAAAVSDYRPRECAAQKIKKGAASVSLELISNPDILACLGDTKTASPCILVGFAAETENLLANAEKKLKAKNLDMIVANDVSSIDAGFETDTNRVKFIYRDGRVEDAPLMTKDEVADQVLDRAMALRRKEA, encoded by the coding sequence GTGAAGACAAAAGAGGTTGTTGTGGGCGTCACCGGCGGGATTGCCGCGTACAAGGCCGCGGAGCTGGTGAGGCTTCTGGTCAAGGAGAAACTGGTGGTCAGGGTCGCCATGACCCGGAGCGCCACCCGGTTCGTGACGCCCCTCACCTTCGAGGCCCTCTCGGGCAACCGGGTGGTCCATAAGATGTTTGATCAGGAGGGGACGGTCATGGACCACATCCGGTGGGGCCAGGAGTCGGACCTGATCATCATTGCGCCGGCCACGGCCGATTTTATCGGCAAGATGGCCCATGGCATCGGAGATGATTTCCTCTCCACCTGCGTGATTGCCGCTACGGCCAAGATCCTTGTCTGTCCCTCCATGAACGACCGGATGTTCATGAACCCGGCGGTTCAGGAAAATCTCAGTGTGCTCAGGAAACGGGGGATCATCGTCCTTGAGCCCGGCCAGGGGGAACTGGCCTGCGGGGCCGACGGCCCCGGGCGGCTGCCGGAGCCCATTGAAATACTTGAACAGGCCAAATCGCTCCTCTCCGATCAGGACCTCTCCGGACGCAGGATCCTGGTATCGGCCGGCCCGACCGTAGAGCCTATCGATCCGGTCAGATACATCACCAACCGGTCTTCGGGCAAGATGGGCTATGCCCTGGCCAGGGCGGCTGCGCGGAGGGGGGCCGAGGTCATCCTGGTCAGCGGTCCCACAACCCTGAAGGCGCCTTCCGGGGTTACGTTCTGCCCTGTCAAGACCGCAGAGGAGATGCACCGGTCGGTTTTTGAAAATCGTGAGGCATGTGATATCGTCATAAAGGCCGCGGCGGTCTCTGATTACAGACCCCGGGAGTGTGCGGCTCAGAAGATCAAAAAGGGGGCCGCGTCCGTATCTCTGGAACTCATCAGCAACCCGGATATCCTTGCCTGTCTGGGAGATACAAAGACCGCATCCCCCTGCATCCTGGTGGGATTTGCCGCGGAGACGGAAAACCTGCTGGCCAATGCGGAAAAAAAGCTGAAGGCAAAAAACCTGGATATGATTGTGGCCAATGATGTCTCCAGTATTGATGCGGGGTTTGAAACAGACACCAACCGGGTCAAATTCATCTACAGGGACGGACGGGTGGAGGATGCGCCCCTCATGACAAAAGATGAGGTGGCCGACCAGGTTTTGGACCGGGCCATGGCCCTCCGAAGGAAAGAAGCATAG
- a CDS encoding uracil-DNA glycosylase — protein MRALLKSYQEMGLDPPPVPIDALAVPDPVRARPVPPAPSPSPRTKETTPVRNRSGQLEELRDRIGECQQCKLHNTRTHLVFGEGSPEARLVFVGEGPGHDEDMAGRPFVGESGKLLTRIIENGMGLTRKDVYICNVVKCHPPGNRDPEKDEIEPCIPFLREQLRIIGPEVICCLGRVAGQALLGADFKISAQRGQWRSYQGIPLMPTFHPAYLLRNPSSKREVWEDIKKIMTRIGLEVRTHG, from the coding sequence ATGAGGGCCCTCCTCAAGTCCTATCAGGAGATGGGTCTGGATCCCCCGCCGGTCCCGATCGACGCCCTGGCCGTTCCGGACCCGGTCCGGGCAAGACCGGTCCCGCCGGCCCCCTCCCCTTCCCCCAGGACCAAAGAGACGACACCTGTCCGGAATCGCTCCGGACAACTGGAAGAGCTGAGGGACCGTATCGGCGAGTGTCAGCAATGCAAGCTGCATAACACCCGGACCCATCTGGTATTCGGCGAGGGGTCTCCCGAGGCCAGGCTGGTCTTTGTGGGCGAGGGTCCGGGACATGATGAGGACATGGCCGGAAGGCCTTTTGTGGGCGAATCCGGAAAGCTGTTGACCAGGATCATTGAAAACGGCATGGGCCTGACCCGGAAAGATGTTTACATCTGCAATGTGGTCAAATGTCATCCCCCCGGGAATCGGGATCCGGAGAAAGATGAAATCGAGCCATGCATCCCATTTCTGAGGGAGCAACTCCGCATCATCGGCCCTGAGGTCATCTGCTGCCTGGGCAGGGTGGCCGGCCAGGCCCTCCTGGGCGCGGATTTCAAGATCAGTGCGCAAAGAGGGCAATGGCGTTCATACCAGGGCATCCCCTTGATGCCCACCTTTCATCCGGCCTACCTGCTGAGGAACCCGTCGAGCAAACGGGAGGTCTGGGAGGATATCAAAAAGATCATGACCCGGATCGGCCTGGAGGTAAGGACCCATGGGTAA
- a CDS encoding nodulation protein NfeD, which produces MGKLRLPLLMFISLISLFWIRQPVSGQTDVVAEGEIVIIELEGPINPGTAMYVVRGLEMAKDQAAALAIIRLDTPGGLASSMRSIIKAILNSPIPVVVYVGPRGAGAASAGVMITVAGHVAAMAEGTNIGAAHPVTAGGKDIEKTMSEKVVNDMAAYARGIAEDKGKNGEWVEKAIRESVSITADEALEKNVVDLVVKDLDHLIRDLDGREIRMPQGNVILKTTGLKQVHYRPGFRDRVLKTISDPNIAYILMMIGLAGLYFELSHPGAIFPGVIGAISLILAFFSFQTLPVNYAGLLLILLAVILFIAEVKVASYGILSIGGLISLTLGSIMLFEDVGVSLRLMLPTILLIGGFFVAVAALAFRAYHTRPRGGTDGLLGEIGEVRELIAPEGLVFVHGEYWRAVSEERLEPGDKVEVTGIKGLVLTVRKAPNPSPGNYATLSKGG; this is translated from the coding sequence ATGGGTAAATTACGACTCCCTTTGCTGATGTTCATCTCCCTGATTTCCCTTTTCTGGATCCGGCAGCCCGTATCGGGGCAAACCGATGTGGTTGCCGAAGGCGAGATCGTGATCATCGAACTGGAAGGCCCGATTAACCCGGGAACCGCCATGTACGTGGTCAGGGGACTTGAAATGGCCAAAGATCAGGCAGCGGCCCTTGCCATTATCCGTCTGGATACGCCCGGCGGCCTGGCCTCATCCATGCGGTCCATTATCAAGGCCATCCTGAATTCCCCGATCCCGGTGGTGGTCTATGTGGGTCCCAGGGGGGCAGGCGCCGCCTCGGCCGGCGTGATGATCACCGTGGCAGGCCATGTGGCGGCCATGGCAGAGGGGACCAATATCGGAGCGGCCCATCCGGTGACTGCGGGCGGCAAAGATATTGAGAAGACCATGTCCGAAAAGGTGGTCAACGATATGGCCGCCTATGCACGGGGGATCGCCGAAGACAAGGGGAAAAACGGCGAGTGGGTGGAAAAGGCGATCCGGGAGAGCGTCTCCATCACCGCGGATGAGGCCCTTGAGAAAAATGTCGTGGACCTGGTGGTCAAAGATTTGGACCACCTGATCAGGGACCTGGACGGCAGAGAGATCCGGATGCCGCAGGGCAACGTGATCCTCAAGACCACCGGGCTGAAACAGGTACACTACAGGCCCGGATTCCGGGACAGGGTCCTCAAGACCATCAGCGATCCCAATATCGCCTATATCCTTATGATGATCGGTCTGGCCGGGCTCTATTTCGAGCTCTCCCACCCCGGGGCGATCTTTCCCGGAGTCATCGGCGCCATATCGCTGATCCTGGCGTTTTTCTCCTTTCAGACCCTCCCGGTGAACTATGCAGGACTTCTCCTGATTCTCCTGGCCGTCATATTGTTTATTGCGGAAGTCAAGGTGGCGAGCTACGGCATTCTTTCCATCGGAGGACTGATTTCACTGACCCTGGGGTCTATCATGTTGTTTGAAGATGTGGGGGTTTCTCTGAGACTGATGTTGCCTACGATTCTATTGATCGGCGGATTTTTCGTGGCTGTGGCGGCCCTGGCGTTTCGTGCCTATCACACGCGGCCGAGAGGAGGAACCGACGGCCTGTTGGGGGAAATCGGGGAGGTCAGAGAACTGATCGCGCCGGAGGGTCTGGTCTTTGTCCATGGGGAATACTGGCGGGCGGTTTCAGAAGAACGTCTTGAACCCGGAGACAAGGTGGAAGTGACAGGAATCAAGGGCCTGGTACTGACGGTCAGGAAGGCCCCGAATCCATCGCCCGGCAACTACGCAACTCTCAGTAAAGGAGGATGA
- a CDS encoding slipin family protein — protein MFYILAIVLVVLFLASAIKILKEYERGVIFRLGRVIKTKGPGLIILIPIIDKMVKVSLRLVAMDVPPQDVITRDNVSVKVNAVIYFRVMDPTNATIEVENFLFATSQLAQTTLRSVCGQVELDELLAERDKINTRLQNILDKHTDPWGIKVATVEVKHIDLPQEMQRAMARQAEAERERRAKVINAEGEYQAATRLADAAEIIRKYPEALQLRYLQTLREISSESNSTTIFPLPIDLLTPFLKKG, from the coding sequence ATGTTTTACATATTAGCGATCGTGCTCGTTGTCCTGTTCCTGGCCTCGGCCATCAAGATCCTGAAGGAGTACGAGCGGGGAGTGATCTTTCGTCTGGGCCGGGTGATCAAGACAAAGGGACCCGGTTTGATTATCCTGATTCCGATCATTGATAAGATGGTGAAAGTGAGCCTTCGTCTTGTTGCCATGGACGTGCCGCCGCAGGATGTCATCACCCGGGACAATGTGTCGGTCAAGGTCAATGCAGTGATCTATTTCCGGGTCATGGATCCCACTAATGCCACCATCGAGGTGGAGAATTTCCTCTTTGCCACGTCCCAGTTGGCCCAGACCACACTGCGGAGCGTCTGCGGCCAGGTGGAACTGGACGAGCTGCTGGCCGAGAGGGACAAGATCAATACGAGGCTTCAGAATATTCTGGATAAACATACGGATCCCTGGGGAATCAAGGTGGCCACGGTAGAGGTCAAGCACATCGATCTGCCCCAGGAGATGCAGCGGGCCATGGCCAGGCAGGCCGAGGCCGAGAGGGAGAGACGGGCCAAGGTCATTAATGCAGAGGGCGAATACCAGGCCGCCACCCGTCTGGCGGACGCCGCGGAAATTATCCGGAAATATCCTGAGGCCCTCCAGTTGAGATACCTTCAGACCCTGCGGGAGATATCGTCGGAGAGCAATTCAACCACGATCTTCCCGTTGCCCATCGACCTGCTGACGCCTTTCTTGAAAAAGGGGTAG
- a CDS encoding transcription termination factor Rho, which produces MTAIELREVAMEIPGVVGAHAMKKGELLSIIKEYYGIEDDTLDKGKKKKGQKEKASVHEIKAQMAQLREKRKTVRSGKDRKQADILRRRINRLKKQTRKVVQG; this is translated from the coding sequence ATGACGGCCATTGAACTGAGAGAAGTGGCCATGGAGATCCCCGGAGTTGTGGGGGCCCATGCCATGAAGAAAGGGGAATTGCTGTCCATTATCAAGGAGTATTACGGCATTGAAGATGACACTCTGGATAAGGGCAAAAAAAAGAAGGGCCAGAAGGAAAAGGCCAGCGTTCACGAAATAAAGGCCCAAATGGCCCAGCTCAGGGAAAAAAGAAAGACGGTCCGTTCGGGCAAAGACCGGAAGCAGGCCGATATCCTTCGACGCCGGATCAACCGCCTGAAAAAGCAGACCCGGAAGGTTGTCCAGGGATGA
- the ispD gene encoding 2-C-methyl-D-erythritol 4-phosphate cytidylyltransferase: MKNPSSLKTVAVIPAAGSGIRMKSSRAKQFLSLDGRPILAVTLIHFQECSQVDGVVLVAPPGDVAYCREYIVEEFGLTKVESVVAGGRRRQDSVRLGVEATGGRYDLVLIHDGVRPVIDERLLKRVMDAARVHRAVIAALPAKETVKEVNDCHEVVKTYDRHRVWMVQTPQVFRYADILKAHHRALAEAWEEATDDAFLVERSGIPVTVVEGSEKNIKVTTPYDLEMARFMLGAL; encoded by the coding sequence ATGAAGAACCCCTCGTCTCTCAAGACCGTTGCCGTCATCCCGGCCGCGGGATCCGGCATTCGGATGAAGAGCAGCCGGGCCAAGCAGTTTCTCAGTCTGGATGGAAGGCCCATCCTTGCCGTGACCCTGATCCATTTTCAGGAATGCAGCCAGGTGGACGGGGTTGTCCTGGTGGCGCCCCCCGGAGATGTGGCCTACTGCAGGGAGTATATCGTAGAGGAATTCGGCCTCACAAAGGTCGAATCAGTGGTTGCGGGGGGCAGGCGTCGCCAGGATTCGGTAAGGCTGGGAGTCGAGGCCACGGGAGGCAGGTACGATCTGGTCCTGATCCATGACGGGGTCCGGCCTGTGATCGATGAAAGGCTTCTGAAGCGGGTGATGGATGCCGCCAGGGTCCACCGGGCCGTGATCGCGGCCCTCCCTGCCAAGGAGACGGTCAAGGAGGTGAACGATTGCCACGAGGTGGTGAAGACCTATGATCGGCATCGGGTATGGATGGTTCAGACCCCTCAGGTTTTTCGCTATGCCGACATCCTGAAGGCCCATCACAGGGCCCTGGCTGAAGCATGGGAAGAGGCCACGGATGACGCATTCCTGGTGGAAAGGTCGGGAATCCCGGTGACGGTCGTGGAAGGTTCGGAGAAAAATATCAAGGTCACCACCCCCTACGATCTGGAAATGGCGCGCTTTATGCTTGGCGCATTGTAA
- the hemC gene encoding hydroxymethylbilane synthase, translating into MLRIGTRGSRLALKQSEWVKAQLEARYPEIGVELVKIKTTGDKVLDSPLSKIGGKGLFVKEIEDAMLERRVDLAVHSMKDVPAELPDNLYLSTYPEREDPSDALISVDDLPLDRLPPNAKVGTSSLRRGAQLLHIRPDLDLVPLRGNVDTRLRKVESGELHAVILACAGLKRLGLADRISQVIPQDQLLPAVGQGALGLEIRRDDAGLADILSFLDHGPTRMTVSAERAFLKKLEGGCQVPIAGFARLDGDRLSFKGMVAELDGTRLFREETAGPKDQAEAIGIACARNLLASGADKVLEKIYGSAMDA; encoded by the coding sequence ATGCTCAGAATAGGGACACGGGGAAGCAGGTTAGCGCTTAAACAGAGTGAATGGGTCAAGGCCCAACTGGAGGCCAGATACCCTGAAATCGGTGTGGAGCTTGTCAAGATCAAGACCACCGGGGATAAGGTCCTTGATTCCCCCCTTAGCAAGATCGGGGGCAAGGGCCTTTTTGTGAAAGAGATCGAGGATGCCATGCTGGAAAGGCGGGTCGATCTGGCGGTTCACAGCATGAAGGATGTGCCTGCGGAACTCCCCGACAATCTCTATCTTTCGACCTATCCGGAACGTGAAGACCCTTCGGATGCGCTTATCTCCGTTGACGACCTTCCCCTTGACCGGCTTCCCCCCAATGCCAAGGTAGGGACGAGCAGTCTCAGGCGGGGGGCCCAATTGCTCCATATCCGGCCGGACCTCGACCTGGTGCCCCTGAGGGGTAACGTGGACACCCGCCTTCGGAAAGTTGAATCCGGAGAACTCCATGCCGTTATCCTGGCGTGCGCCGGTCTCAAACGGCTCGGACTGGCAGACCGGATCAGCCAGGTCATTCCACAGGATCAACTCCTGCCTGCCGTAGGGCAGGGGGCCCTCGGGCTGGAGATAAGGCGGGATGATGCCGGGCTTGCTGATATTCTCAGTTTTCTGGACCATGGGCCGACCCGCATGACGGTCAGCGCCGAAAGGGCCTTTCTGAAAAAACTCGAGGGGGGGTGCCAGGTTCCCATCGCCGGTTTTGCCCGGTTGGACGGGGACCGCCTCTCCTTCAAGGGCATGGTGGCGGAACTGGACGGGACGAGGCTTTTCAGGGAAGAGACGGCCGGGCCAAAAGATCAGGCCGAGGCCATCGGGATTGCCTGCGCCAGGAACCTCCTCGCCTCAGGGGCGGACAAGGTGCTGGAGAAGATTTACGGGTCGGCAATGGATGCGTGA
- the cobA gene encoding uroporphyrinogen-III C-methyltransferase, with product MAKGTVYLVGAGPGDPGLLTIKGMECLCRADVIIYDYLANPAFLDYAKEGAELIYVGKKGGAHTMGQEEINALIVDRAADGKTVVRLKGGDPFIFGRGGEEAQELAAAGVGFEIVPGVTSAISVPAYAGIPLTHRDYTATVAFVTGHEDPLKEKSNIAWDKLATGVGTLVFLMGVGNLPHIALSLMKHGRSPDTPVAVIRRGASAGQATWVGTLENIGRIAEENRIRPPAIIVVGDVVRLREELNWFETKPLFGRRIVVTRAREQASEFRRTLETLGAETIEFPTIEVMPPESWEPMDRAIEHLNEYDWLVFTSVNGVRFFLERLEVAGKDVRDLKGIKIGVIGPKTAEVWERMGIRPDLMPAEYRAEAVVDAFKEAGIGGANILIPRAARAREVLPDDLRKAGARVDVVHAYRTISPDHDTGSVRELLMKGSIDMVTFTSSSTVTNFVKMFEADGDQLQKWMERVTVACIGPITAKTAEKNGFHASVIPGEYTIESMILEISRFFGHS from the coding sequence ATCGCAAAGGGTACCGTCTATCTGGTCGGCGCCGGGCCCGGCGATCCGGGCCTCTTGACCATCAAGGGGATGGAATGCCTTTGCCGGGCCGATGTGATCATTTATGACTACCTGGCAAATCCAGCCTTCCTCGATTATGCCAAAGAAGGTGCGGAGCTGATCTATGTGGGGAAAAAGGGCGGCGCCCACACCATGGGCCAGGAAGAGATCAATGCCCTGATCGTGGACAGGGCAGCGGACGGAAAGACAGTGGTCCGGCTCAAGGGGGGAGACCCCTTCATCTTCGGCAGAGGCGGGGAAGAGGCCCAGGAACTGGCCGCGGCGGGCGTGGGGTTTGAGATTGTTCCCGGGGTCACGTCGGCCATCTCCGTACCGGCCTATGCAGGTATCCCCCTCACCCATCGGGACTATACGGCCACGGTGGCCTTTGTCACCGGTCATGAAGATCCGCTCAAAGAAAAATCCAATATCGCCTGGGACAAGCTGGCCACCGGCGTCGGGACCCTGGTGTTCCTCATGGGCGTAGGGAATCTCCCTCACATCGCCCTAAGCCTCATGAAACACGGCCGGTCCCCGGATACGCCGGTGGCGGTGATACGCAGGGGCGCCTCTGCCGGGCAGGCCACCTGGGTGGGGACCCTCGAGAATATCGGCCGTATTGCAGAGGAAAACCGGATCCGGCCGCCCGCTATTATCGTTGTGGGCGATGTGGTCCGTCTGAGAGAGGAACTCAACTGGTTTGAAACAAAACCCCTTTTCGGCAGACGGATCGTGGTCACCCGGGCCAGGGAGCAGGCCAGCGAGTTTCGCCGCACGCTGGAGACTCTGGGGGCGGAGACCATTGAATTCCCCACCATTGAGGTAATGCCTCCTGAAAGCTGGGAACCCATGGACCGGGCCATTGAGCATCTGAATGAATATGACTGGCTGGTCTTTACCTCTGTCAACGGGGTCCGGTTTTTCCTTGAGCGGCTGGAAGTCGCAGGAAAGGACGTTCGCGATTTAAAGGGGATCAAGATCGGAGTCATCGGCCCCAAAACCGCCGAGGTGTGGGAACGGATGGGGATCCGGCCGGATTTGATGCCGGCCGAGTATCGGGCCGAAGCGGTGGTGGACGCCTTCAAAGAGGCAGGGATCGGGGGGGCAAATATCCTTATTCCCAGGGCCGCCAGGGCCAGAGAGGTCCTGCCGGACGACCTGCGCAAGGCCGGGGCCCGGGTGGACGTGGTCCATGCCTACCGGACCATCAGTCCCGACCATGATACGGGCAGTGTCAGGGAACTCCTCATGAAGGGGTCCATCGACATGGTGACCTTCACCAGCTCGTCCACGGTCACCAATTTTGTAAAGATGTTCGAGGCGGACGGCGATCAGCTTCAGAAGTGGATGGAACGGGTAACCGTCGCCTGCATCGGCCCCATCACGGCAAAGACAGCGGAAAAGAATGGTTTCCATGCAAGTGTGATCCCTGGTGAATACACCATTGAATCCATGATACTAGAGATCTCCCGTTTTTTTGGTCACAGTTAA
- a CDS encoding C39 family peptidase: MDKTLRKGIWWTVVSLSTIFAFIAPTSAIGADATQIPINQYGIRSSNPYVVNRFVKNGKTIDEIIVPSRPNPPKGFSSQIAAVPEPHPAAGTNTIANVPAMTWCFGCSATSAAMMFGHYDNVGYSNMYAGPVNGGVFPMTNATWGTVVINGETRALCPLSATRLGLDGRATKGHVDDYWIRYENSDADPFIGNWTEHTYGECTGDYMGTNQSSLSNTDGSTRFYYYTDGSPLYNYTGCEPGRRDGCHGMRDFVESRGYTVSTNFSQYIYGYNGNATGFTFDNFKTEIDNGRPVLIQVQGHTMLGYGYNDTGQTIYIHDTWDYSDHSMSWGGYYGGMLHYGVGVIRLDPAPDSCPDCPADGIITNATYVSGTTCSCTNAISITLGSNVTVENGATVTFTAPTITVQPGFRAHTGAVVNMQQ, from the coding sequence ATGGACAAGACGTTAAGAAAAGGCATCTGGTGGACTGTTGTATCCTTGTCAACGATTTTTGCTTTTATTGCCCCTACTTCTGCAATCGGCGCGGACGCCACACAAATACCCATAAACCAATACGGCATCCGCTCGTCAAATCCTTATGTGGTAAACCGGTTTGTCAAGAACGGAAAAACAATTGACGAGATAATTGTCCCGAGTCGACCGAATCCGCCGAAAGGGTTCAGCTCTCAGATCGCCGCAGTTCCCGAACCCCACCCTGCAGCTGGAACCAATACCATTGCCAATGTCCCTGCTATGACCTGGTGCTTTGGATGCTCAGCCACTTCTGCCGCCATGATGTTCGGGCATTATGACAACGTCGGATATTCAAATATGTACGCCGGGCCTGTGAATGGCGGGGTATTTCCCATGACAAACGCAACGTGGGGTACCGTTGTAATTAACGGTGAAACAAGGGCTCTATGCCCACTCAGTGCCACACGTCTGGGTCTGGATGGTCGAGCGACAAAAGGTCACGTTGATGATTACTGGATAAGATATGAAAATTCAGATGCCGATCCTTTTATCGGCAATTGGACGGAACATACTTATGGTGAATGTACCGGGGATTATATGGGAACCAACCAATCTTCGCTCTCGAACACTGATGGTTCGACCAGATTCTACTATTACACTGATGGCAGTCCTTTGTATAATTATACAGGATGTGAACCAGGAAGGCGTGACGGTTGCCACGGTATGCGTGATTTTGTCGAATCGAGGGGCTATACTGTAAGCACGAATTTTTCCCAGTACATTTACGGTTACAATGGTAACGCAACGGGCTTTACTTTTGACAACTTCAAAACCGAAATTGATAACGGTCGTCCTGTTCTGATACAGGTTCAAGGCCATACCATGCTAGGGTATGGATACAACGATACAGGACAGACCATCTATATCCATGATACCTGGGACTACAGCGACCACTCAATGAGCTGGGGAGGCTACTATGGGGGAATGCTTCATTATGGTGTGGGTGTGATCCGGCTTGATCCTGCCCCCGACTCCTGTCCCGATTGCCCTGCCGACGGCATAATTACCAATGCGACATATGTTTCAGGCACCACCTGCTCGTGCACCAATGCCATATCCATTACCTTAGGCAGCAACGTAACCGTTGAAAACGGAGCTACCGTAACCTTTACGGCACCGACCATAACCGTGCAACCCGGCTTTCGTGCGCATACGGGGGCGGTGGTCAACATGCAGCAGTAA
- a CDS encoding protease inhibitor I42 family protein: protein MYKLSLIFLIVSFSASAPVSVKLAEKDLGRTVELGIGETLEVELRGNPTTGYVWDIASLDMKILKQIGETEFTPDRKGRGVGGKVIMRFKAQGAGETLLKLIYHRRFEKERPPTKTFEATIIVK from the coding sequence ATGTATAAATTATCCCTTATTTTCCTGATCGTTTCATTTAGTGCTTCTGCACCTGTGTCGGTTAAGCTGGCCGAAAAGGATCTGGGCCGCACCGTGGAATTGGGCATTGGAGAAACATTGGAAGTTGAGCTGAGGGGTAATCCGACAACCGGTTATGTCTGGGATATTGCCTCCCTTGATATGAAAATCCTGAAACAAATTGGGGAGACAGAGTTCACGCCGGATAGGAAAGGTCGGGGCGTTGGTGGTAAAGTAATTATGCGTTTCAAGGCTCAAGGGGCCGGGGAAACTCTCCTGAAATTGATCTACCACAGGCGATTTGAAAAAGAAAGGCCCCCGACCAAGACATTTGAAGCAACAATAATAGTCAAATAA